One genomic window of Cystobacter ferrugineus includes the following:
- a CDS encoding slipin family protein, which translates to MNDFFGTLGLLIPLGIFLLAFLSGARIVNEYENGVVFRLGRFVGIKRAGFRWIIPFVERIVIIDLRTVARDVPPQDVITKDNVSVKVNAVVYFRVIHADKAVLQVEDFLYATSQLAQTTLRAILGQVELDQLLSERERVNRDIQKVLDAHTDPWGIKVSNVEVKHIDLPVEMQRAIARQAEAERERRAKIIAAEGEHQAAEKLGLAAEVLSRNPITLQLRYLQTLVEITGGGNQTIIPIPLDLMRALGLQPK; encoded by the coding sequence ATGAACGATTTCTTCGGAACCCTCGGACTGCTCATTCCCCTGGGCATCTTCCTGCTCGCCTTCCTCTCCGGCGCGCGCATCGTGAATGAGTATGAGAACGGCGTCGTCTTCCGGCTCGGCCGCTTCGTGGGTATCAAGCGCGCCGGCTTCCGGTGGATCATCCCCTTCGTCGAGCGCATCGTCATCATCGACCTGCGCACCGTCGCGCGTGACGTGCCTCCGCAGGACGTCATCACCAAGGACAATGTCAGCGTGAAGGTGAACGCCGTCGTCTACTTCCGCGTCATCCACGCCGACAAGGCCGTGCTCCAGGTGGAGGACTTCCTCTACGCCACCAGCCAGCTCGCACAGACCACCCTGCGCGCCATCCTTGGCCAGGTGGAGCTGGACCAGCTCCTCTCCGAGCGCGAGCGCGTCAACCGCGACATCCAGAAGGTGCTCGATGCGCACACCGACCCGTGGGGCATCAAGGTCTCCAACGTGGAGGTGAAGCACATCGATCTGCCCGTGGAGATGCAGCGCGCCATCGCCCGTCAGGCCGAGGCCGAGCGCGAGCGCCGCGCCAAGATCATCGCCGCCGAGGGCGAGCACCAGGCCGCCGAGAAGCTCGGGCTGGCCGCCGAGGTGCTCAGCCGCAATCCCATCACCCTCCAGTTGCGCTACCTGCAGACGCTGGTGGAGATCACCGGCGGGGGCAACCAGACCATCATCCCCATCCCCTTGGATCTGATGCGCGCGCTCGGCCTGCAGCCGAAGTGA
- a CDS encoding BON domain-containing protein: MANRDYETRRYLGEDRERWAGRERDFDEGFRSSDMGPRQERAPWQGGQGYSGGSRGSEDYGRGLREDSSRYSRDFGQGNYNQGSYNQGDYNQGHYNPPGYSTSRGNFGGGYSERDLGYDRDYGTYGARDRLEGISGRRDINERGPLERLGDRFREGLRRLGKGPKAYTRSDDRIREDVYDRLMHGWVNAEHVEVQVKNGEVTLTGLVEERRDKRIIEDIIEDVLGVKDVHNQLKVGSPEQFNTGISGTSVTKVARS, from the coding sequence ATGGCGAACAGGGACTACGAGACACGCCGGTACCTGGGAGAAGACCGGGAGCGCTGGGCAGGCCGGGAGCGGGACTTCGACGAGGGCTTCCGGAGCAGTGACATGGGGCCGAGGCAGGAGCGCGCTCCGTGGCAGGGCGGCCAGGGGTACTCGGGCGGCAGCCGCGGGTCCGAGGATTACGGCCGGGGTCTCCGCGAGGACTCCAGCCGTTATTCCCGTGACTTCGGCCAGGGCAATTACAACCAGGGAAGTTACAACCAGGGCGATTACAACCAAGGCCACTACAACCCTCCGGGCTACTCCACCTCGCGGGGCAACTTCGGAGGCGGGTACTCCGAGCGCGACCTCGGGTACGACCGGGACTACGGGACCTACGGAGCGCGCGACAGGCTCGAGGGCATCTCCGGCCGCCGCGACATCAACGAGCGCGGCCCGCTCGAGCGGCTCGGCGACCGGTTCCGCGAGGGACTGCGCAGGCTGGGCAAGGGGCCCAAGGCGTACACGCGCTCGGATGACCGGATCCGTGAGGACGTCTACGACCGGCTCATGCACGGGTGGGTGAACGCCGAACACGTGGAGGTGCAGGTGAAGAACGGAGAAGTCACGCTGACCGGCCTGGTCGAGGAGCGCCGCGACAAGCGCATCATCGAGGACATCATCGAGGATGTCCTCGGCGTGAAGGACGTGCACAACCAACTCAAGGTGGGCAGTCCCGAGCAATTCAACACCGGGATCTCCGGCACCTCGGTGACGAAGGTCGCCCGCTCGTAG
- a CDS encoding SGNH/GDSL hydrolase family protein has product MPTISRVIIFGDSVSDIGNMKARNLSKLPMVQLNKWGRFSDGRNWVDYFWESLGGKMFDPNDVKATLAESKRHMSLATAGSGGKRKMELVNYAEGGAVGWHKSDGESWGGYFTSSLLSTLKEQVKKYEAERKKKWDSVFLDKETLFIIWIGANDVVTVNREPEAMPGVAEYIFSQACSLLDEARGSHVVIIGLPDPQYMPRFAPKDSAALRNKISTGARNFNNRLSQLVDTDVKFNYLPTRSTIEFFDIGQVLGPKFLAEEGFAPFAQPKKFKKGDKVGNLIETAPLLQYTDTALDEDFDFGSVSDLLHPTEGVYSTISDVVTAFLSKECHFSFGR; this is encoded by the coding sequence ATGCCCACCATCAGCAGGGTCATCATCTTCGGGGACAGCGTCTCCGATATCGGCAACATGAAGGCGCGCAACCTGTCCAAGCTCCCCATGGTGCAGCTCAACAAGTGGGGCCGCTTCTCCGACGGGAGGAACTGGGTCGACTACTTCTGGGAGTCCCTCGGCGGGAAGATGTTCGACCCGAACGATGTGAAGGCCACCCTGGCGGAGTCCAAGCGGCACATGAGCCTGGCGACCGCCGGCTCCGGCGGGAAGAGGAAGATGGAACTCGTCAATTACGCCGAGGGGGGCGCCGTCGGGTGGCACAAGTCCGACGGTGAGAGCTGGGGAGGCTACTTCACGTCCTCCCTCCTCTCGACGCTGAAGGAGCAGGTGAAGAAGTACGAGGCCGAGCGCAAGAAGAAGTGGGACAGTGTCTTCCTCGACAAGGAGACACTCTTCATCATCTGGATTGGCGCGAATGACGTCGTCACCGTCAATCGGGAGCCCGAGGCGATGCCGGGAGTCGCGGAGTACATCTTCAGCCAGGCGTGCTCCCTCCTCGATGAAGCCAGGGGTTCCCACGTGGTCATCATCGGCCTTCCCGATCCGCAGTACATGCCGCGCTTCGCCCCCAAGGACTCGGCCGCGCTTCGAAACAAGATCTCGACGGGCGCGCGCAACTTCAACAACCGGCTGTCGCAGCTCGTCGACACCGACGTCAAGTTCAACTACCTCCCCACCCGCTCGACGATCGAGTTCTTCGATATCGGGCAGGTCCTGGGTCCGAAGTTCCTCGCCGAGGAGGGCTTCGCCCCGTTCGCTCAACCGAAGAAGTTCAAGAAGGGAGACAAGGTCGGCAATCTGATCGAGACGGCCCCCCTCCTCCAGTACACCGACACCGCACTGGACGAGGACTTCGACTTCGGCAGCGTCTCCGATCTCCTGCACCCCACCGAGGGGGTCTACTCGACGATCTCGGACGTCGTGACGGCGTTCCTCTCGAAGGAATGTCACTTCAGCTTCGGCCGATAG
- a CDS encoding NfeD family protein — translation MGGIGHSLWGVLVLGVVLLGQATSRAEALAPAVVSHCVLEGTVDAGSSAFLIDCVRRAQEAGHQALLIRIDTPGGELESTRDIVRAFLGARVPVLVWVGPSGARAGSAGVFITLASHLAAMAPGTNIGAAHPIVGLSGQDPEVAGGKEMARKIENDAVAFVEAIARQRGRNVEWAISAVKQSESIPAEKALELHVIEHVASTREALLEWADGRSVTVADKSVKLRTANAQLVELAPSFSQRLLHALAQPAVVYILFLLSGLGIAVELTHPGLFAPGLLGVVCLVLALLASSVLPVRTGAIVLLLLGVALLVAELFVTSGLLGAAGLGLLVLGGVFLMDRFDPRWFLDSPLRVPLRTMLPTAVFVAGAAVYLAFRAAETRRKPQLAGDMGLVGEVGHALDNVSPSGGEVFVHGERWSAVSSTPLLPGTRVVVRRVEGLTLFVDEVKA, via the coding sequence ATGGGGGGGATTGGGCATTCGCTTTGGGGCGTGCTCGTGCTGGGGGTGGTGCTGCTCGGGCAGGCAACCAGCCGCGCGGAGGCGCTCGCTCCCGCCGTCGTCTCGCACTGCGTCCTCGAGGGCACCGTCGATGCCGGCTCCAGTGCCTTCCTCATCGATTGTGTCCGCCGCGCCCAGGAAGCCGGTCATCAGGCGCTCCTCATCCGGATCGACACTCCCGGTGGAGAGCTCGAGTCCACCCGCGACATCGTCCGGGCCTTCCTCGGTGCCCGGGTCCCCGTGCTCGTGTGGGTCGGCCCTTCTGGCGCCAGGGCCGGCAGCGCCGGAGTCTTCATCACGCTGGCTTCCCACCTCGCGGCCATGGCGCCCGGCACCAACATCGGCGCCGCCCACCCCATCGTCGGTCTCTCCGGGCAGGATCCCGAGGTGGCCGGGGGCAAGGAGATGGCCCGGAAGATCGAGAACGACGCGGTCGCTTTCGTCGAGGCCATTGCCAGACAGCGTGGCCGCAACGTCGAGTGGGCCATCAGCGCCGTGAAACAGAGCGAGAGCATCCCCGCCGAGAAGGCCCTCGAGCTCCACGTCATCGAGCACGTCGCCTCCACGCGGGAAGCCTTGCTCGAGTGGGCCGATGGCCGCTCCGTCACCGTCGCCGATAAGTCCGTCAAGCTGCGCACCGCCAACGCCCAGCTCGTGGAACTGGCACCCTCCTTCTCCCAGCGCCTCCTCCACGCCCTGGCCCAGCCGGCCGTCGTCTACATCCTCTTCCTCCTCTCCGGCCTGGGAATCGCCGTGGAGCTCACCCATCCCGGCCTCTTCGCCCCCGGCCTCCTCGGCGTGGTGTGCCTCGTGCTGGCCCTGCTCGCCTCCTCCGTCCTGCCCGTGCGCACCGGCGCCATCGTCCTGCTGCTGCTCGGTGTCGCCCTGCTCGTGGCCGAGCTCTTCGTCACCAGTGGCCTGCTCGGCGCCGCCGGCCTGGGGCTGCTCGTGCTCGGCGGCGTGTTCCTCATGGACCGCTTCGACCCGAGGTGGTTCCTCGACAGCCCCTTGCGGGTTCCCCTTCGCACGATGCTCCCCACTGCCGTCTTCGTCGCCGGGGCCGCCGTCTACCTCGCCTTCCGTGCCGCCGAGACCCGCCGCAAACCCCAGCTCGCTGGAGACATGGGCCTCGTTGGCGAGGTGGGCCATGCGCTCGACAACGTCTCGCCCTCCGGGGGCGAGGTGTTCGTTCATGGTGAGCGCTGGTCCGCCGTCTCCTCCACGCCCCTTCTCCCCGGCACCCGAGTGGTGGTGCGCCGCGTGGAGGGGCTCACCCTGTTCGTCGATGAGGTGAAGGCATGA
- a CDS encoding SDR family oxidoreductase: protein MREKVCLITGATSGIGLESARGLAGQGATVVLAGRDPGRGEAALAEIRRTVPDAKLDLMLADLTSLASVRKLAEDFQRKYSRLDVLLNNAGLIIDRRKVTPDGFEATFATNHLAHFLLTHQLLELLKASGASRVVNVSSEAHRMGSLGFLDDPQAERGGYSGMRVYGNSKLANILFTRGLKRRLEGTKVTTNSLHPGVVRTGFGLNSEGILKYLVKLSSPFMLTVEGGARTSVYLASSPEVEGVSGRYFIKSKVARESRAAQDDAATEKLWQKSAELTGVGS from the coding sequence ATGCGAGAGAAGGTCTGCCTCATCACGGGTGCCACCTCGGGCATCGGGCTGGAGTCCGCACGGGGGCTCGCGGGCCAGGGGGCCACGGTGGTGCTGGCGGGACGGGATCCGGGCCGCGGTGAGGCCGCGCTCGCGGAGATCCGCCGGACCGTCCCCGACGCGAAGCTGGACCTGATGCTCGCGGACCTCACCTCGCTGGCCTCCGTCCGCAAGCTCGCGGAGGACTTCCAGCGCAAGTACTCGCGGCTGGATGTGCTGCTCAACAACGCGGGCCTCATCATCGACCGGCGCAAGGTGACCCCGGATGGCTTCGAGGCCACCTTCGCCACCAACCACCTCGCGCATTTCCTGCTCACCCATCAACTGCTGGAACTGCTCAAGGCCAGCGGCGCCTCTCGCGTGGTGAACGTCTCCTCCGAGGCCCATCGCATGGGTTCGCTCGGCTTCCTCGACGATCCGCAGGCGGAGCGGGGCGGCTATAGCGGAATGAGGGTCTACGGCAACTCGAAGCTGGCCAACATCCTCTTCACGCGTGGCCTGAAGCGGCGGCTGGAGGGCACGAAGGTGACCACCAACAGCCTGCACCCGGGCGTGGTGCGCACCGGCTTCGGCCTCAACTCCGAGGGCATCCTGAAGTACCTGGTGAAGCTGTCCTCGCCCTTCATGCTCACGGTCGAGGGTGGCGCCCGCACGTCGGTGTATCTGGCCTCCTCGCCCGAGGTGGAGGGCGTGAGTGGCAGGTACTTCATCAAGAGCAAGGTGGCCAGGGAGTCCCGGGCCGCCCAGGACGACGCCGCCACCGAGAAGCTGTGGCAGAAGAGCGCCGAGCTGACAGGCGTTGGAAGCTGA